A part of Chanodichthys erythropterus isolate Z2021 chromosome 4, ASM2448905v1, whole genome shotgun sequence genomic DNA contains:
- the ccn2a gene encoding CCN family member 2a: MFSGMNLIALLCLTFLRWAVAQECSGQCLCPEVPPQCSPGVSLVPDTCGCCRVCAKQLGELCTERDVCDPHKGLYCDYGSPSNRRIGVCTARDGATCVFGGMVYRSGESFQSSCKYQCTCLDGAVGCVPLCGMDIRLPSPDCPMPRRVKVPGKCCEEWVCDSPHQTTFVGSALAAYREEETYGPDPSMMRENCLVQTTEWSACSKTCGLGISTRVTNDNLECRLEKQSRLCMVRPCESHLEEKIRKGKKCIRTPRVSKPMKFEISGCTTTKSYRPKFCGVCTDGRCCTPHRTATLPMEFKCPDGQVMKKQMMFIKTCACHYNCPGENDIFESMYYKKMVGDMA; encoded by the exons ATGTTTTCTGGAATGAATCTGATTGCTCTGCTTTGCCTGACTTTCTTAAGATGG GCAGTGGCTCAGGAGTGCAGTGGACAATGCCTATGCCCTGAAGTTCCACCCCAGTGTTCGCCCGGCGTAAGCCTGGTGCCGGACACCTGTGGGTGTTGCCGAGTGTGTGCCAAGCAACTGGGCGAGCTGTGCACAGAGCGAGATGTTTGCGACCCCCACAAAGGCCTTTACTGTGACTACGGCTCCCCAAGCAACCGTCGTATCGGAGTCTGCACAG CCAGAGATGGTGCCACTTGCGTGTTTGGTGGGATGGTATACCGCAGCGGAGAGTCCTTCCAGAGCAGTTGTAAATACCAGTGCACGTGTCTGGACGGCGCCGTAGGTTGCGTGCCCCTCTGTGGAATGGACATCAGGCTTCCCAGCCCCGACTGCCCAATGCCCCGCAGGGTGAAAGTGCCAGGGAAATGCTGCGAGGAGTGGGTGTGTGACTCCCCTCACCAGACCACCTTTGTGGGATCAGCTTTGGCAG CTTACAGAGAGGAGGAGACATACGGGCCAGATCCCTCCATGATGAGAGAAAACTGCCTAGTTCAAACCACAGAATGGAGCGCATGCTCAAAGACCTGCGGATTGGGAATCTCTACCCGTGTCACCAATGACAACCTTGAGTGCCGTCTGGAGAAGCAGTCCCGCCTCTGCATGGTCCGTCCTTGTGAGTCACACCTGGAGGAGAAAATCAGG AAAGGGAAGAAGTGCATCCGCACACCACGTGTCTCCAAACCCATGAAGTTTGAGATTTCTGGCTGCACCACTACCAAGTCTTACCGGCCCAAGTTCTGCGGCGTGTGCACGGACGGTCGCTGCTGCACCCCTCACAGAACCGCTACCTTGCCCATGGAGTTCAAGTGCCCCGACGGCCAAGTCATGAAGAAGCAGATGATGTTTATCAAGACCTGCGCATGCCACTACAACTGCCCCGGTGAGAACGACATCTTTGAGTCCATGTACTACAAGAAAATGGTCGGTGACATGGCGTGA